From Halorubrum salinarum, the proteins below share one genomic window:
- a CDS encoding DUF7097 family protein codes for MERTPDGTPVGVDDPYAVAGVCDHLTDDGRCRFALTRSGDDPEFAAARRADGYDCHVGADGEWRACPHYRSTTDAKTCARCGLADVRLAHDDSRPLVEEHHLSYGGDGSHEITVGLCRWCHAKVHNSIARIDDDASPDPEAIAERERRRETERSASAFEAASEGYDPEE; via the coding sequence ATGGAGCGCACCCCCGACGGGACCCCCGTCGGCGTCGACGACCCCTACGCGGTCGCCGGCGTCTGCGACCACCTCACCGACGACGGTCGGTGTCGCTTCGCGTTGACGCGGTCCGGAGACGACCCCGAGTTCGCGGCCGCCCGCCGCGCCGACGGCTACGACTGCCACGTCGGCGCCGACGGCGAGTGGCGCGCGTGCCCGCACTACCGGTCGACGACCGACGCGAAGACCTGCGCCCGGTGCGGGCTGGCGGACGTGCGCCTGGCCCACGACGACTCCCGGCCGCTCGTCGAGGAACACCACCTCTCGTACGGCGGCGACGGCTCCCACGAGATCACGGTCGGCCTGTGTCGCTGGTGCCACGCCAAGGTCCACAACTCGATCGCTCGGATCGACGACGACGCGAGCCCAGACCCCGAGGCGATCGCCGAGCGCGAGCGACGGCGGGAGACCGAGCGCTCGGCGTCGGCGTTCGAGGCGGCCAGCGAGGGGTACGATCCCGAGGAGTGA
- a CDS encoding alkaline phosphatase family protein has protein sequence MGLFDRLRGNDTPRVAFIGIDGLSYRLVADNPETFPALSAIADEGGGGRIDSIVPAESSACWPSLTTGKNPGETGVYGFQDREVGSYDTYVPMGRDVQAPRVWDRATEAGLDATVMNVPVTFPPQRTVQRMVSGYLSPDLDAAATPEELREYLTGSDYRLSVNAKLGHKPDKTAFIEHARETLDARAAAFERYVERDDWDLFVGVFTAPDRVNHFLWGDYEDGGTYREDLLAFHAALDEHVGSIREALPDDVTLVVGSTHGFRRLRYDVYCNEWLEREGWLSYDGDDHEALADVTDDTRAYSLVPGRFYLNVEGREPNGVVPESEYEETRAELREALESWTGPDGDPVADRVVDRETVFRGDHAAIAPDLVVLPNDGFDLKSGFRPHDGVFDPDGPRTGMHAFDDAALFVDHPDATVEDADLLDVAPTLLRLLDIEYGRTDFDGASLV, from the coding sequence ATGGGCCTCTTCGACCGGCTGCGAGGGAACGACACGCCGCGGGTGGCGTTCATCGGGATCGACGGCCTCTCGTACCGGCTCGTCGCCGACAACCCGGAGACGTTCCCGGCGCTGTCGGCGATCGCGGACGAGGGCGGTGGGGGACGGATCGACAGCATCGTGCCGGCGGAGTCGAGCGCGTGCTGGCCGAGCCTGACGACGGGCAAAAACCCCGGCGAGACGGGCGTGTACGGATTCCAGGACCGCGAGGTCGGGTCCTACGACACCTACGTGCCGATGGGGCGCGACGTCCAGGCGCCCCGGGTGTGGGACCGCGCGACCGAGGCGGGGCTCGACGCGACCGTGATGAACGTCCCCGTCACGTTCCCGCCGCAGCGGACCGTCCAGCGGATGGTCTCCGGCTACCTCTCGCCCGACCTCGACGCGGCGGCCACCCCCGAGGAGCTCCGCGAGTACCTGACCGGCAGCGACTATCGGCTGTCGGTCAACGCGAAGCTCGGCCACAAGCCGGACAAGACGGCGTTCATAGAGCACGCCCGGGAGACCCTCGACGCGCGCGCCGCGGCCTTCGAGCGCTACGTCGAGCGGGACGACTGGGACCTCTTCGTCGGCGTCTTCACCGCCCCCGACCGCGTCAACCACTTCCTCTGGGGCGACTACGAGGACGGCGGGACGTACCGCGAGGACCTGCTGGCCTTCCACGCCGCGCTCGACGAGCACGTCGGGTCGATCCGCGAGGCGCTCCCGGACGACGTCACCCTCGTCGTCGGCTCCACGCACGGGTTCCGCCGCCTCCGCTACGACGTGTACTGTAACGAGTGGCTCGAACGCGAGGGGTGGCTCTCCTACGACGGCGACGACCACGAGGCGCTCGCCGACGTCACCGACGACACCCGCGCGTACTCGCTCGTCCCCGGCCGCTTCTACCTCAACGTGGAGGGCCGCGAGCCGAACGGCGTCGTCCCCGAGTCCGAGTACGAGGAGACGCGCGCCGAGCTGCGCGAGGCGCTGGAGTCGTGGACCGGCCCCGACGGCGACCCCGTCGCCGACCGCGTCGTCGACCGCGAGACGGTGTTCCGCGGCGATCACGCCGCCATCGCGCCCGACCTCGTCGTCCTCCCGAACGACGGGTTCGACCTCAAGTCGGGGTTCCGCCCACACGACGGGGTGTTCGACCCCGACGGCCCCCGGACCGGGATGCACGCCTTCGACGACGCCGCGCTGTTCGTCGACCACCCGGACGCGACGGTCGAGGACGCGGACCTCCTCGACGTCGCGCCGACCCTCCTCCGGCTCCTCGACATCGAGTACGGCCGTACCGACTTCGACGGCGCCAGCCTCGTCTGA
- a CDS encoding PhzF family phenazine biosynthesis protein, whose protein sequence is MEHRRAMLVDAFAAEPLAGNAAGVVPDAEGLSDDQLAAVAAELGASETAFLTDGDGAADDRLRYFSPTTEVDLCGHATIATYGALFAEGAIDGGERTLRTNVGDLTVSVDDDGTVWMRQQAPSVEVVDVDLERVAAALGVDPAALRDVGADLPVAVASTGLPFLVVPVNFLERLGEADPDDDAVEALSEEFDVAGVYAFTFDALDADSTLHGRAFVPSLGIAEDPVTGTASGAVGGYLRRVDAFDGDEPDELRFEQGHFLDRPGRVRVRVEADAVRVGGRATVALDGEIRIPDDEDDEIIEA, encoded by the coding sequence ATGGAACACAGACGCGCGATGCTCGTCGACGCGTTCGCCGCGGAGCCGCTGGCCGGCAACGCCGCCGGCGTCGTCCCCGACGCCGAGGGGCTGAGCGACGACCAGCTGGCCGCGGTCGCCGCCGAGCTCGGCGCCTCCGAGACCGCGTTCCTGACCGACGGCGACGGCGCGGCCGACGACCGGCTCCGCTACTTCTCGCCGACCACGGAGGTCGACCTCTGCGGCCACGCCACGATAGCGACCTACGGCGCCCTGTTCGCCGAGGGGGCGATCGACGGCGGCGAGCGCACGCTCCGCACGAACGTCGGCGACCTCACCGTCTCCGTCGACGACGACGGCACCGTCTGGATGCGACAGCAGGCGCCGAGCGTCGAGGTCGTCGACGTCGACCTCGAACGGGTGGCGGCCGCGCTCGGCGTCGACCCCGCCGCGCTGCGCGACGTGGGCGCGGACCTCCCCGTCGCGGTCGCGTCGACCGGCCTGCCGTTCCTCGTCGTCCCGGTGAACTTCCTGGAGCGACTGGGCGAGGCGGACCCGGACGACGACGCGGTCGAGGCGCTCTCCGAGGAGTTCGATGTCGCGGGCGTGTACGCGTTCACCTTCGACGCGCTCGACGCCGACTCGACGCTCCACGGCCGGGCGTTCGTCCCGTCGCTGGGCATCGCGGAGGACCCGGTCACGGGCACCGCGAGCGGCGCGGTCGGGGGGTACCTCCGCCGCGTCGACGCCTTCGACGGGGACGAGCCCGACGAGCTCCGGTTCGAACAGGGGCACTTCCTCGACCGACCCGGACGGGTCCGCGTCCGCGTTGAGGCGGACGCCGTCCGCGTCGGCGGGCGGGCGACGGTCGCGCTCGACGGGGAGATCCGGATCCCCGACGACGAGGACGACGAGATAATCGAGGCGTGA
- a CDS encoding DUF7333 family protein, with protein sequence MEFDLPRAAAILVLIVAVGAGGLIGAGMMPLQTTLMMVVPSMLVFGALAFAIGVKHGEFRAGHA encoded by the coding sequence ATGGAGTTCGACCTTCCACGCGCGGCAGCGATCCTCGTACTGATCGTCGCGGTCGGCGCCGGCGGCCTCATCGGCGCGGGGATGATGCCCCTCCAGACGACGCTGATGATGGTCGTCCCGTCGATGCTCGTCTTCGGGGCGCTCGCGTTCGCGATCGGCGTGAAACACGGCGAGTTCCGGGCCGGACACGCCTGA
- a CDS encoding calcium/sodium antiporter — translation MLPGSPLLELLLIVGGVALLYAGAELLVTGARDLALAVGLKASTVGVTVVAFATTAPELFVSLLGAVTVSTDIGLGAIVGSNIANIGLVLGVSALIRPLDVSDTVFRRDVPFMVLAALLLVALGWDGRIGLFDGSVLLAALAAFTAAVLRRVQANQSAISDSERDDMPDAELRDAAAVVGGITALVLGSRWLIDGSESLLAAAGFSDIFIGLTVLALGTSLPELAASVVAAVRGQAEFSVGNVVGSNIYNILAVIGTVAVVTPIGVAPGVRGFEFPALLAFTAGIVAIMAYSERITRLDGAVLTVGYGVFVYLLLP, via the coding sequence GTGCTGCCCGGGTCGCCACTCCTCGAACTGCTGTTGATCGTCGGCGGCGTCGCCCTCCTGTACGCCGGCGCCGAACTGCTCGTCACCGGCGCGCGGGACCTCGCGCTCGCCGTGGGGCTGAAGGCGTCGACCGTCGGCGTCACGGTCGTGGCGTTCGCGACGACCGCCCCGGAGCTGTTCGTCTCGCTGCTGGGCGCCGTCACGGTGTCGACCGACATCGGGCTCGGCGCCATCGTCGGCTCGAACATCGCGAACATCGGGCTCGTGCTGGGCGTCTCCGCGCTCATCCGCCCGCTCGACGTCTCCGACACCGTGTTCCGCCGGGACGTTCCGTTCATGGTGCTGGCCGCGTTGCTGCTCGTCGCGCTCGGCTGGGACGGGCGGATCGGCCTGTTCGACGGCTCGGTGCTCCTCGCGGCGCTCGCCGCGTTCACGGCCGCGGTCCTGCGGCGCGTTCAGGCGAACCAGTCGGCGATCTCCGACAGCGAGCGCGACGACATGCCGGACGCGGAGCTGCGCGACGCCGCGGCGGTCGTCGGGGGGATCACCGCGCTCGTCCTCGGCTCCCGGTGGCTGATCGACGGCAGCGAGTCGCTGCTGGCGGCCGCCGGCTTCTCCGACATCTTCATCGGGCTCACGGTGCTGGCGCTGGGCACGTCGCTGCCGGAGCTAGCCGCCAGCGTCGTGGCCGCGGTGCGCGGCCAGGCGGAGTTCAGCGTCGGCAACGTCGTCGGGTCGAACATCTACAACATCCTCGCGGTCATCGGGACCGTCGCGGTGGTGACGCCCATCGGCGTCGCCCCGGGCGTCCGCGGCTTCGAGTTCCCCGCGCTGCTCGCGTTCACGGCCGGAATCGTCGCGATTATGGCGTACAGCGAGCGGATCACCCGGCTCGACGGCGCCGTGCTCACCGTC